The following are encoded together in the Sphaerodactylus townsendi isolate TG3544 linkage group LG12, MPM_Stown_v2.3, whole genome shotgun sequence genome:
- the LOC125442043 gene encoding sushi, von Willebrand factor type A, EGF and pentraxin domain-containing protein 1-like: protein MWALLGPSSKHSDLAKPMAGSERESSPNSIRCERPRAKATLGSVVWKRSVAGPLGGSMHLGLLFFFLPLFMFPSAEDPEATSDSYWSGTAPFCFGSCRGKHKEVKRSPCGDGSCCWFGSKAFCRVNCGQPEVGPNSMVYGNDWWVNSVVRYSCQPGFLPVGDPVSVCQSDGYWTPKLTCLRICLQGRVEISKRDVTGGCSSTCPDVVNSTAILQHDCVKISACVTKPAGWIFWFSRCDFCECDCYVPCADLA from the exons ATGTGGGCTCTCTTAGGGCCCTCGAGCAAACACTCGGACTTGGCCAAGCCCATGGCAGGAAGTGAAAGAGAATCATCTCCTAATTCCATACGCTGTGAAAGGCCGAGGGCTAAAGCAACTCTGGGGAGTGTTGTCTGGAAGCGTTCAGTTGCTGGACCTCTTGGAGGCAGCATGCATCTgggactcctcttcttcttcctaccttTGTTTATGTTCCCCTCAGCTGAGGAtccagaag CAACCTCGGACTCTTACTGGTCAGGCACAGCTCCGTTCTGTTTCGGAAGCTGCAGAGGGAAGCACAAGGAGGTGAAGCGAAGCCCGTGCGGGGACGGCAGCTGCTGTTGGTTTGGGTCCAAGGCATTTTGTCGAG tCAACTGCGGGCAACCTGAAGTGGGGCCGAACTCGATGGTCTACGGCAATGACTGGTGGGTGAACTCCGTGGTGCGCTACAGTTGCCAGCCTGGCTTCTTGCCGGTGGGAGATCCTGTGAGCGTCTGCCAATCCGACGGGTACTGGACCCCCAAGCTGACTTGCCTTC GGATTTGCCTCCAAGGCCGTGTTGAAATCAGCAAGCGAGACGTCACTGGCGGCTGCTCCTCCACCTGCCCCGACGTGGTTAACTCGACGGCCATTCTCCAGCACGACTGTGTCAAGATCTCCGCCTGCGTCACAAAGCCAGCGGGTTGGATCTTCTGGTTCAGCCGCTGTGACTTCTGTGAGTGTGACTGTTACGTCCCCTGCG CTGACTTGGCATAA
- the NLRX1 gene encoding NLR family member X1 yields MFAPSRNNWKKLKRLEPKMQVDALLGTRSSRLLKRIFHMDRTWNSLRPPLRAFDRHQGAYQGGPSQATSTRPSQMALKNVATSEAIEKHKKYLADWFRQQPNEERQFGPSFSLDTTHVDPVIRESSLEEILKPSPEMTIHNQLQAPTAHQHPFRQVKSDDSICGPQVGTGKSTLIKKMVMDWCHGRLPRFELLVPFSCEDLSQNNAPISLRRLITKKYLHLREVVPMLGSANLKVLFVLNGLDRLNLDFRLAQTELCCDPNEPVLPSAIVVNLLRKYMMPEASIIVTTRPSAVRWVPSKFVGRYVEVCGFSNISSQKLYFQMRLSQPDCSGVSGPATAEESRERDNLVEMLSRNLERHNQIAIACFLPSYCWLVCTTLHFLYFTKSVPPTQTLTGIYTSFLRLNFSGEVLDSTDPSNISMMKYAAKTVGKLAYEGVMSRQTSFSEEDLRRCLEVETKVESELNLLNVFRSDVFRFFLTPCVQPGKEHTFVFTIPAMQEYLAALYVVLGEKKTLTQRVGKEVSEVIGKVSEDVAVVLSIVSKVLPLRILPLLFNLIKMFPRYFMRFSSKDRDTIARTMAVEMFKEEDYFNDDVLDQINFSILGVEGPMRHPDEASDDEVFELFPIFMGGLLSRRNRVILDQLGCPIKNLAAFEIAKAMKKTVIRNSRKGLPPSELMDYLFFLHEFQNERFTAEAIKSLRTINLSSVKMTPLKCSVLASVMGTTSHEVEELNLASCHLDVSSLKTLFPVFLRCRKLHLQLNSLGPDACKEIRDLLLHEKCMVSTLRLADNPVTEEGARYLAEAIAGNRSLSQLSLLHTSLGNQGVEVITQHLAQNKHLRELDVAYNSVTDEAALALVEEAKRHATLEKVHLYFNEISEEGKQALHGLRKDRDGVKVLVFLTMGADVSDYWAIILNVVQKNLPIWDRERVQGHLGLLLKDLESSRRQTMNPWKKAKFMRVENEVKRMLGKIQQGAL; encoded by the exons ATGTTTGCCCCAAGCAGAAACAACTGGAAGAAGCTGAAACGACTGGAACCGAAGATGCAGGTGGATGCTCTGCTAG GTACGAGGAGCAGCCGCCTCCTTAAGAGGATCTTCCACATGGACCGGACTTGGAACTCTTTAAGACCTCCCCTCAG GGCCTTTGACCGTCATCAAGGAGCCTATCAGGGGGGACCATCTCAAGCTACCTCCACCCGACCAAGCCAGATGGCACTCAAAAACGTGGCCACTTCTG aAGCCATTGAGAAACACAAGAAGTATCTGGCTGATTGGTTTCGCCAGCAGCCCAATGAGGAGAGGCAGTTCGGGCCGTCCTTTTCACTGGACACCACCCACGTGGACCCCGTCATCCGAGAGAGCTCTCTGGAGGAGATCCTGAAGCCCTCTCCTGAGATGACCATCCATAACCAGCTCCAGGCACCCACAGCACACCAACATCCCTTCCG CCAAGTGAAGAGCGATGATTCTATATGCGGCCCGCAGGTGGGCACTGGGAAGAGCACCCTCATCAAGAAGATGGTGATGGACTGGTGCCACGGGCGCCTGCCCCGCTTTGAGCTGCTCGTCCCCTTCTCCTGCGAGGACCTGTCCCAGAACAACGCACCTATCTCTTTGCGTCGTTTGATCACCAAGAAGTACCTGCATCTCCGGGAGGTGGTGCCCATGCTGGGCTCTGCCAACCTCAAGGTGCTTTTTGTCCTCAACGGCCTGGACCGCCTCAACTTGGACTTCCGCCTGGCCCAGACGGAACTCTGCTGCGATCCCAATGAGCCGGTCCTCCCTTCAGCCATTGTGGTCAACCTGCTGAGGAAGTACATGATGCCAGAG GCGAGCATCATTGTCACCACCCGCCCCTCTGCCGTGCGTTGGGTCCCCAGCAAGTTCGTGGGCCGCTACGTTGAGGTCTGTGGTTTCTCCAACATCAGCAGCCAGAAGCTGTACTTCCAGATGCGGCTGAGCCAACCTGACTGCAGCGGCGTTTCGGGTCCCGCCACAGCCGAAGAGTCGAGAGAGCGGGACAACCTGGTGGAGATGCTCTCAAGGAACTTGGAGCGGCACAACCAGATTGCGATCGCTTGCTTCCTGCCTTCCTACTGCTGGCTGGTCTGCACCACCCTGCACTTCCTTTATTTTACCAAGTCTGTGCCCCCTACCCAAACCCTTACAGGCATTTACACCAGCTTCTTGCGGCTCAACTTCAGCGGGGAGGTGCTGGACAGCACCGATCCCTCCAACATCTCTATGATGAAGTATGCGGCCAAAACGGTGGGCAAACTGGCCTACGAAGGGGTGATGTCCCGACAGACTTCCTTCTCCGAGGAGGACCTTCGCCGCTGCTTGGAGGTAGAGACGAAGGTGGAGAGCGAACTCAACCTGCTGAATGTCTTCCGTAGTGACGTCTTCCGCTTCTTCCTCACTCCCTGTGTACAGCCAGGCAAGGAACACACGTTTGTCTTCACcattcctgccatgcaggagtacCTGGCAGCCCTTTATGTAGTCCTAGGGGAGAAGAAGACCCTGACGCAGCGCGTGGGCAAGGAGGTCTCTGAGGTCATTGGCAAGGTGAGCGAAGACGTGGCTGTGGTCCTCAGCATTGTCTCCAAGGTCCTCCCCTTGCGCATCTTGCCGCTCCTCTTCAACCTCATCAAGATGTTCCCCCGCTACTTCATGCGCTTCAGTAGCAAGGACCGCGACACCATCGCTCGCACCATGGCAGTGGAGATGTTTAAGGAAGAGGACTACTTCAATGATGACGTGCTGGATCAGATCAACTTCAGCATCCTTGGGGTGGAGGGCCCCATGCGCCACCCAGATGAGGCCTCTGACGACGAGGTCTTCGAACTCTTCCCCATCTTTATGGGTGGGTTGCTGTCGCGACGCAACCGGGTCATCTTGGACCAGCTGGGTTGCCCAATCAAGAACCTGGCGGCTTTTGAGATTGCCAAGGCCATGAAGAAGACGGTCATCCGCAACAGTCGTAAAGGCCTGCCCCCATCTGAGCTCATGGACTACCTCTTCTTCCTGCATGAGTTCCAGAACGAGCGCTTCACGGCTGAGGCCATCAAGTCATTGAGGACCATCAACCTCTCCTCGGTCAAGATGACCCCGCTCAAATGCTCAGTCCTGGCTTCTGTGATGGGCACCACGAGCCACGAGGTGGAAGAACTGAACCTGGCGTCTTGCCACCTTGACGTCAGTAGTCTGAAGACTCTTTTCCCGGTCTTCCTACGGTGCAGAAAGCTCCA CTTGCAGCTCAATAGTTTGGGGCCAGATGCCTGCAAGGAGATCCGAGACCTGCTCTTGCATGAGAAATGTATGGTGAGCACCTTAAG ACTTGCAGACAACCCGGTGACTGAAGAAGGCGCCCGCTACCTCGCAGAAGCCATAGCGGGCAACAGGTCCCTTAGCCAGCTGTCGCTGCTGCACACCTCGCTGGGGAATCAGGGCGTGGAGGTGATCACGCAGCACCTGGCCCAGAACAAGCACCTGCGGGAACTGGACGTGGCCTACAACTCTGTGACTGACGAGGCCGCGCTGGCCCTGGTGGAAGAGGCCAAGAGGCATGCGACGCTGGAAAAAGTACA TTTGTACTTCAATGAGATCAGCGAGGAAGGTAAGCAGGCCCTGCACGGGCTGCGCAAAGACCGCGACGGCGTCAAGGTGCTCGTCTTCCTGACCATGGGGGCTGACGTGTCTGACTACTGGGCCATCATCCTGAACGTGGTCCAGAAGAACTTGCCCATTTGGGACCGTGAACGGGTGCAGGGGCACCTTGGCCTGCTCCTGAAAGACCTAGAGAGCAGCCGCCGTCAAACCATGAACCCTTGGAAGAAGGCCAAGTTCATGCGGGTGGAGAACGAGGTCAAGAGAATGTTGGGCAAGATTCAGCAGGGGGCTCTTTAA